A section of the Candidatus Bipolaricaulota bacterium genome encodes:
- a CDS encoding SufD family Fe-S cluster assembly protein: protein MTSSRDKIDLRRVGYDDSGETPRSASFMLEDDTTRVAASNERKLVMASIRQARKEHPWVRELEWSLVDPDTDEFTRIVADHPDPAGNFIHVKEGAKIRFPAQSCFLLKADRNEQVLHNVIVLEPGAELHLITGCTAASYSNAGRHIAVTEIFVREGATLTYTMVHDWAPEVEVRPRTGIAVEAGGTYLSNYIALTRVKHIDTNPLAIVESGGTARFNSIIYAKGGSHFDVGGRIRLTGAGARGEITSRVVATASSVVSRGLIEGGSADTKGHMECNGIMLDAEAVIHAVPELKATHPDTELSHEAAVGKIAGEQLNYLMSRGLTEEQARALIIRGFLDVKIKGLPTSLQKVIDTMIEQAMSKEAI, encoded by the coding sequence ATGACTTCCTCAAGGGATAAGATCGATCTACGGAGGGTCGGCTACGACGATTCCGGTGAGACCCCACGCTCGGCGTCGTTCATGCTCGAGGACGACACCACCCGCGTCGCTGCATCCAACGAGCGGAAGCTCGTGATGGCCTCGATCCGCCAGGCGCGGAAGGAACATCCGTGGGTGAGGGAGCTCGAGTGGAGCCTGGTCGACCCCGATACCGACGAGTTCACCCGGATCGTGGCGGACCATCCCGATCCGGCGGGGAACTTCATCCACGTCAAAGAGGGGGCGAAGATCAGGTTCCCGGCCCAGTCCTGTTTCCTGCTGAAAGCAGATCGAAACGAGCAGGTGTTGCATAACGTGATCGTGCTCGAGCCGGGCGCGGAGCTTCACCTGATCACCGGGTGCACCGCCGCGTCGTACTCCAACGCCGGCCGCCACATCGCGGTGACCGAGATCTTCGTCCGGGAGGGGGCGACCCTCACCTATACCATGGTGCACGACTGGGCCCCGGAGGTGGAGGTCCGCCCGCGGACCGGGATCGCGGTCGAGGCGGGGGGAACCTATCTTTCGAACTACATCGCCCTCACCCGGGTCAAGCACATCGACACCAACCCGCTCGCTATAGTTGAGTCGGGCGGCACGGCGCGGTTCAACTCGATCATCTACGCCAAGGGTGGCTCGCACTTCGACGTCGGCGGGAGGATCAGGCTGACGGGCGCCGGTGCCCGCGGTGAGATCACAAGCCGGGTGGTGGCAACCGCAAGCAGCGTGGTCTCGCGCGGGCTGATCGAGGGGGGAAGTGCCGACACCAAGGGGCACATGGAGTGCAACGGGATCATGCTCGATGCCGAGGCGGTGATCCACGCGGTCCCCGAGCTCAAGGCAACCCATCCTGATACCGAGCTGTCGCACGAGGCGGCGGTGGGGAAGATCGCGGGAGAGCAGCTGAACTACCTGATGAGCCGTGGCCTCACCGAGGAACAGGCGCGAGCGCTGATCATCCGCGGATTTTTAGATGTGAAGATCAAGGGGCTGCCAACATCACTGCAGAAGGTGATCGACACGATGATCGAGCAGGCGATGAGCAAAGAAGCGATTTAA
- a CDS encoding rubrerythrin family protein, translating to MRPMTEENLKAAFAGESQAHMRYLIFAEQAEKEGKRNLARLFRAIAYAEQVHATNHYRELGLIGDSPSNLQEAINGETFEVKEMYPAYDAVAKLQGESGATRSIHYALEAEKIHAGMYAEAKRKADAGADVEIGKVYICPICGYTVEGEAPDKCPVCGAQRESFREF from the coding sequence ATGCGTCCGATGACGGAAGAGAACCTGAAGGCGGCGTTTGCCGGCGAGTCACAGGCGCACATGCGCTACCTGATCTTCGCCGAGCAGGCAGAAAAGGAAGGGAAGAGAAACCTGGCGCGGCTGTTCCGCGCGATCGCCTACGCCGAGCAGGTGCACGCGACGAACCACTATCGCGAGCTCGGACTGATCGGCGATTCTCCGAGCAACCTGCAGGAGGCGATAAACGGCGAGACGTTCGAGGTGAAGGAGATGTACCCGGCGTACGACGCGGTGGCGAAGCTCCAAGGCGAGAGCGGTGCGACCCGCTCGATCCACTACGCCCTCGAGGCAGAGAAGATCCACGCCGGGATGTACGCGGAAGCGAAGAGAAAGGCCGACGCAGGAGCCGACGTCGAGATCGGGAAGGTCTACATCTGCCCGATCTGCGGCTACACAGTTGAGGGCGAGGCCCCGGACAAGTGCCCGGTGTGCGGTGCCCAGCGTGAATCGTTCAGAGAATTTTAA